One window of the Spea bombifrons isolate aSpeBom1 chromosome 8, aSpeBom1.2.pri, whole genome shotgun sequence genome contains the following:
- the SPACA9 gene encoding sperm acrosome-associated protein 9 isoform X2, translated as MNDAKQTFKELEQSCKLLYQQQMTFINALERTRENAHDRIKPVRNLEQVRSYLDNYCNNSTDRRILSMFLSVCADLTDFSVNLAELQSGTKAARDILEENMNLLNPDNDISGLRAKYPHDVVNHLSCDEAKNFYGGVVSLIPILLDNLREAISRMEKTQSDQKQPGSNGLRTKERNETNKGEKNVTQTTGVQTMDK; from the exons atgaaCGACGCAAAGCAAACCTTTAAGGAGCTGGAGCAGAGCTGCAAACTCCTGTACCAACAGCAGATGACCTTCATCAATGCTTTAGAGAGGACTCGTGAAAATGCCCATGATAGAATCAAGCCCGTGAGGAACCTGGAACAG GTCCGCAGCTACCTGGACAATTACTGTAACAACAGCACAGACAGACGCATCCTGTCCATGTTTCTGAGCGTATGCGCGGATCTCACAGATTTCTCTGTCAACCTGGCCGAGCTGCAATCTGGGACCAAGGCGGCTCGTGATATTTTagaagaaaacatgaatcttCTTAATCCAGACAATGACATCTCTGGTCTGAGAGCCAA ATATCCTCATGATGTTGTGAACCATCTAAGTTGCGATGAAGCAAAGAACTTCTACGGTGGAGTAGTAAGCTTGATCCCTATACTTCTGGATAACCTTCGAGAGGCCATCTCCAGGATGGAAAAGACGCAGTCGGACCAAAAGCAACCGGGGAGCAATGGACTGAGAACCAAAGAGCGGAACGAAACTAACAAAGGGGAGAAGAATGTCACACAAACCACAGGGGTCCAAACCATG gATAAGTAG
- the SPACA9 gene encoding sperm acrosome-associated protein 9 isoform X1: MNDAKQTFKELEQSCKLLYQQQMTFINALERTRENAHDRIKPVRNLEQVRSYLDNYCNNSTDRRILSMFLSVCADLTDFSVNLAELQSGTKAARDILEENMNLLNPDNDISGLRAKYPHDVVNHLSCDEAKNFYGGVVSLIPILLDNLREAISRMEKTQSDQKQPGSNGLRTKERNETNKGEKNVTQTTGVQTMVSQRNNTKRGSNELCRPAWRPSGRIHTI; this comes from the exons atgaaCGACGCAAAGCAAACCTTTAAGGAGCTGGAGCAGAGCTGCAAACTCCTGTACCAACAGCAGATGACCTTCATCAATGCTTTAGAGAGGACTCGTGAAAATGCCCATGATAGAATCAAGCCCGTGAGGAACCTGGAACAG GTCCGCAGCTACCTGGACAATTACTGTAACAACAGCACAGACAGACGCATCCTGTCCATGTTTCTGAGCGTATGCGCGGATCTCACAGATTTCTCTGTCAACCTGGCCGAGCTGCAATCTGGGACCAAGGCGGCTCGTGATATTTTagaagaaaacatgaatcttCTTAATCCAGACAATGACATCTCTGGTCTGAGAGCCAA ATATCCTCATGATGTTGTGAACCATCTAAGTTGCGATGAAGCAAAGAACTTCTACGGTGGAGTAGTAAGCTTGATCCCTATACTTCTGGATAACCTTCGAGAGGCCATCTCCAGGATGGAAAAGACGCAGTCGGACCAAAAGCAACCGGGGAGCAATGGACTGAGAACCAAAGAGCGGAACGAAACTAACAAAGGGGAGAAGAATGTCACACAAACCACAGGGGTCCAAACCATGGTTAGTCAGCGAAACAACACAAAGAGAGGTTCTAATGAACTTTGCAGACCAGCCTGGAGACCATCGGGAAGAATCCATACCATATAA